A segment of the Homalodisca vitripennis isolate AUS2020 unplaced genomic scaffold, UT_GWSS_2.1 ScUCBcl_482;HRSCAF=2576, whole genome shotgun sequence genome:
taataacagaattccaatgtttatttaactaaaagcggtaaaataagcgaaaattacaagttatgtttAATCAGAGTTCAACGCGGTTCTTGGTTAATTAGaagtcatgtgtataaaacatgaccGAAACTATGGTTTTCGATCGGATTGCAATTGacgtattattattgtaaactaaatgtttgtttgaaaaataaaaataaaataaataaataaacagaaaattataaaatttttcagtgaaatcggactatgtttaaaaagtaaaaaggaattgaaaaattcctggaataaaatatttatgacaagcacaaagtcataaattgggtattttcgatagaaaatatagtcgagagcgacttgaaacaaccaggtttacaccggttttacaactataagcggtaaaataagcgaaaacgaacgagttattggtggcctttagaaaggccgtttgtcGTAGCCACCGGCAGCGGGGCAGGCAGTGCACGCTTGTGTGTCACTTAGGCTCGTTCTCCGCGGATGCGGCGCGCCAGCTGGATGTCCTTGGGCATGATGGTGACTCGCTTGGCGTGGATGGCGCACAAGTTGGTGTCTTCGAAGAGTCCGACCAGGTAAGCCTCGCTGGCCTCCTGCAGTGCCATGACGGCGGAGCTCTGGAAACGCAGGTCGGTCTTAAAGTCCTGGGCGATCTCGCGGACGAGACGCTGGAACGGCAACTTGCGGATCAGCAGTTCGGTGCTCTTCTGGTAACGCCTGATCTCACGCAGGGCGACGGTGCCGGGCCTGTAACGGTGAGGCTTCTTCACGCCTCCTGTGGCCGGCGCGCTCTTACGGGCTGCCTTGGTGGCCAACTGCTTCCTGGGCGCCTTGCCTCCGGTGGACTTACGAGCGGTCTGCTTGGtacgtgccatatcatcagctaGTCTAGCCGAAATGAGAGTGATTTCGAAATTCAAGTCCAATTTATTATATACGGGCCGGCACGAGCTGAGAACGACTGTGATTGGTCGCCGCGCTACCGGCCAATCACAGAGCGGCCAGAGTTGACAAAACTACCGAGAACGGGCGATTTTATCATCTGTTTCTAACGCCACTGCAACAGCAACATGACCGGTCGAGGCAAAGGTGGTAAGGGGCTGGGAAAGGGAGGCGCCAAGCGTCACAGGAAGGTGCTCCGTGACAACATCCAGGGCATCACCAAGCCCGCAATCCGTCGTCTGGCTCGCCGCGGCGGTGTCAAGCGTATCTCGGGCCTCATCTACGAGGAGACCCGCGGAGTGCTCAAGGTGTTTCTGGAGAACGTGATCCGTGACGCGGTCACATACACCGAGCACGCCAAGAGGAAGACGGTCACCGCCATGGACGTCGTGTACGCGCTCAAACGCCAGGGCCGCACACTGTACGGTTTCGGAGGTTAAGCTGAGCTGCCGACTGTTCCGCGCGCAACATCGCCCCACAaaaggcctttttaaaggccaccaaACATATCTCGTTTTTCACGTTTCTCTTCGGCAATGCCATTGATGACACATCACCGCTGTATATTATCCGTATTTGTCGAGTTTTACAAGTGACTATACcattttatattagtgttataaattttttttttctttatgtcaCTCTTATATTAGACCTACCAatcattcaaatacaaaatttctttaatttttatttgtttaaaaatcttttcttttttttacactttttaaggCCAGATCAAAACCGTATTTAATTTAAAGCCATTCACTATCACTCTTATCTGCCGTTTCACTTACCTGACGACTGTCGACAGTATCATTATCAATATATACGAATTAAAAGATTATTCATTGTTATTCCTAATAAGCTCTATCGTTTTTTTACGTTTCTCTTCGGCGTAGACAATGCCAATGCACACCGCTGTTTGttctcaattttatttagtattgaaacatgtcatactaggttttcaattGTTTTCTTTCGTTACTCTTATGTTCctaataaaagaaatttcttaaattttcatttgtttacaaatctttagtttatttcactttttaaggcCAGATCATAACCTAACCAAGTAACTATCGCTCGTATCTGCCGATCATTATCAATATACAACATATACAagattattcattatattatattctctATTTCCTTAGGCACAACAGAACCTAGCTTGCCAATTAATAACTCAGATCACGCGacgcttgcccgctgcgcagcgcttcgcgctgcttgctcttttagaaaaaaaatttactcgagcttgcaaactccaagcccagacCAAGCGGTCCGCGTTTATCACTACCGATAAATCATATTCTGTATTCCTATTGGTCGATTCTTGGCGATTTCTTCATtgcgcatgtgcgtggagatagaatatatacggtttttttttttttttttttttttttttgttaagcagAGGGAACCTTCAAAAGGTACTGGCGTCCCAGTTATGTGGGATTTTTACCCACtaaaccactctgctgccacgTCCTGTCGTGGCCGTACAGCACCTGGACCCTAGGTCCACTGACTGTAGAGGAAGCTCTGAAACATAACTATTAATTTGGCCTAATTAAGATTGTTGTGTTCTGAAACAAAAATTTGGTTAGTGTGATTTGCTGGTTACGTCCTAGGATTGGGATCGCGGCTTCATCCTTGGGATGAGTATTCTTTACGGAGGGTCGTCCAGAATTGTGGCCGGTCGTCGTCTGTAGTCGTCTGGTCCGGCGTACGGCTCTGCGATGGCTGCGATGTGGGGATGTTCCGATGCTGCAACTGCCTCGAAGAATTTTTCTGAAGTTATCCTCGCGAAGACGTCTAGAGTTGGGATCTGTAACGAATTCCTTATTGTTTCGTTGCGGACGAACCATGGTTGGCGAGTGATGGAGCGGAGGGCCTTGGATTGGATGGTTTCCAGGGCTTTTCGGTTTGAGCGGCTGCAGTTTGACCACCAAGCTGTGCAAGCATACATCATTAGTGATCTGACAACAGCTAGAAAGATGGAGACTTTTGCACCCATTGGTAGGGGTGATCTACGGTTAATTAGAGGACCTATTGATCCTGCGATCCGCTTGGCCTCTACTGCTTTCCTTTTCGCGTGAGGACCGAAGTTTAATCTGGAATCAAGCGTAACACCAAGATATTTAGCTTGTTCCTTCCATGCAATCGGCTCGTCATCAAGTGTCACAGGCGGCGGGAGTCTTCGCGGCATCCTACGGCGCTTTCTGAAACAAACAGCTGTGCTCTTGTCAGTGTTTATGCGGATACGCCATTTCTCTAGCCAGGGGGAGAGAAGATCCATTTGCTGTTGCATGACGTCAGCGGCACGCATCGGTTGAAAGCTCCTGCACAGAAACATGGCATCATCGGCATACAGAGATAGCGTTACTCTGGGGACCAGTGGCATGTCATTAGTGTAAACGAGGTACAGCACTGGTCCCAGGACGCTGCCCTGGGGGACGCCTGCTTCGATCGCTCTCTCTGAGGACAGCTCTCCATCTACACAAATGCGGAATGAGCGGCCAGTCAGATAGGACCGGATGAGGTGTGTTATGCAGGGGGGCACCGGTGAGTTTGCTAGCTTGTAGAGCAGGCCCTCATGCCAGACCTTGTCAAATGCTTTGCTGACGTCCAGGAACACTGCAACAGAGCACAGATTAAAATTGGCGTTGTCCACCAGCATGTTGACAACACGTACCAGCTGTTGGGTTGTCGAGTGGTCGctcctgaagccaaactgttcAGGTCGGATAAAGCCGTCCAGGAAAGGAGCAATGCGGGATAGTAGGAGTCTCTCAAAAATTTTTGAGATGGACGAAAGGAGTGAGATGGGGCGGAAGTTTTGTGGGAATAGTCTGGATTTCCCGGGCTTGGGAATAAGGATGACTTTAGCGACCTTCCAGCTGGTGGGAAAGTGTTGTAGTCGAATAGCGTCGTTGAACACTGTAACCAAGCACATTAACAGGGCTATAGGAGCTGCAAGGAGTGCCCTGGATCCAACTCCATCTAGTCCGGGGGCTTTGCGCGGTTTCGATTTCTTGATGGTGGCTTGTAGCTCATCAAGAGTAATCGGCTCTATCTCGATGTCGGGagctgtaacaaaaaaaaattgtttagtgtGCTCTCGACGTGTTCGCAGTGGTCGTCGTCATATATATCCGCATTCGGGCTGAATTGCTCCTCCATCGTATCTGCAAAAGCTTCGGCCTTGTCAGTAGCAGAGTAAACAAGTCCTTGTTGACCGTGCAGGGGCTGGTGCGTGGATTTCTCGCTCCTCAGGATTTTTGCAGTCTTCCAGGCACTGCCATCCTCTAGCTCAAGACTAGAAAGGTATGAGTTCCAGGTCTCTGTCCTGTAATCATACAACATCTGTTTGACAATGCTGCACTGCACGTTGAAGGCCCGTTTGGTAGCCGGATGTCGCGTTCTCTGCCATATTCGACGAAGACGCCTCCTTTTGTCTACAGCCATCCTAATGATGGCAGGCAAGGCCGACCTGGTGTTTTTTGGACGTCCAGGTCGTGAGGCCGCCGTCAGAGCATTCGTGACTGCTGAGTTCAAGTCTGAAACATATGAGTCTAGGACATTTGGATTAGTGGCTGTCGCTGGGGCTGCAGTTGCTCGCTCAGGATACGGCTGTACACCTCCCAGTTAGTTCTGATTG
Coding sequences within it:
- the LOC124370783 gene encoding histone H4, yielding MTGRGKGGKGLGKGGAKRHRKVLRDNIQGITKPAIRRLARRGGVKRISGLIYEETRGVLKVFLENVIRDAVTYTEHAKRKTVTAMDVVYALKRQGRTLYGFGG